From Pedobacter cryoconitis, one genomic window encodes:
- a CDS encoding Lrp/AsnC family transcriptional regulator: MNSHLDPTDLGILNLLQENGRLTNKELAHQLNRTISPIFDRRKRLEEMGYIKKYVAILDREKITTSLVAFPQIALTSHSEDALESFQKTVISYPEVLECYHITGKYDFMLKIIIPDMHAYNAFLRQKIAPLERVGNVHSSLVISQSKAEIGLPL; encoded by the coding sequence ATGAATTCGCATTTAGATCCTACTGATTTGGGAATATTAAATCTTCTGCAGGAGAATGGAAGATTAACCAATAAAGAACTTGCACATCAGCTGAACAGAACAATTTCTCCGATTTTTGACCGGAGAAAAAGACTGGAAGAAATGGGTTATATTAAAAAATATGTAGCCATACTGGACAGGGAAAAAATCACAACCTCCCTGGTTGCTTTCCCACAGATTGCACTCACCAGTCATAGTGAAGATGCTTTGGAATCCTTCCAGAAAACCGTGATTTCTTATCCTGAAGTTCTGGAATGTTACCATATTACGGGAAAGTATGATTTCATGTTAAAGATTATCATTCCTGACATGCATGCTTACAATGCTTTCCTTCGTCAAAAGATTGCTCCGCTTGAACGGGTTGGTAATGTACATAGTTCGTTAGTGATCTCGCAGTCAAAAGCCGAAATCGGATTACCTTTATAA
- a CDS encoding SusD/RagB family nutrient-binding outer membrane lipoprotein: protein MKALHIKVISILSLAALTMATSCKKYLDVNTDPNNPTAVSAANRLVGAITTTNGASMWRGSREIAGLVQYGTTQLNTGTNRNAEQWRYTASYFFWQNAYVYTMPNCVDLINLGETEGNPHFTGAGKTLLALNLGMLTDQYGSIVVNDFYNGVSGINLVPSFDDQQTAYQRIQTLLDEAIVAFDGTNKTAALNSKNGDILYQGDVSKWKRFAYALKARYLNHLTKKTALYNPAKVIEACENAFNADGMDAQFDYIAGALQTDESPWSSWGGFTSTTDPRYFTWSQFFVNMLTSFPVTNNIYQDPRIKKIMLPAASDGKYRGLRSGGALAGGQGILADGSNGDATKTAVADYGPFSKSGYYTNTTSPFPFITYSEVKLIEAEAKLRSGNIAGALTDYELGVKANMRKLEVSAPDINAYWTAQLGDGIALHFSNLTQGLSHIFRQKYITQCLNNETWVDMRRMDYSKDIYGPGLKKPLNINTTIFSSNDADPWIQGMVYETNEATRNPKNVGDNSEKTRLLTPLWWNQP from the coding sequence ATGAAAGCATTACATATAAAAGTTATTTCTATTTTAAGCCTTGCTGCTTTAACAATGGCGACCTCCTGTAAAAAGTATCTGGATGTAAATACCGATCCGAACAATCCAACTGCTGTCTCTGCTGCAAACCGTTTGGTCGGTGCAATTACCACTACCAATGGCGCTTCAATGTGGCGTGGTTCCAGGGAAATTGCCGGGTTAGTACAATATGGAACCACACAATTAAATACCGGCACCAACAGAAATGCAGAGCAGTGGCGTTATACGGCTTCCTATTTTTTCTGGCAAAATGCGTATGTGTATACGATGCCAAACTGTGTCGATCTCATCAATTTGGGGGAGACTGAGGGGAACCCGCATTTCACAGGCGCAGGTAAAACATTACTGGCCTTAAATCTCGGCATGCTGACAGATCAATATGGTTCAATTGTGGTGAATGATTTTTACAATGGGGTTTCGGGGATCAATCTTGTTCCTTCATTTGATGATCAGCAAACTGCTTATCAACGGATTCAGACCTTACTGGACGAAGCAATCGTTGCTTTTGATGGCACCAATAAAACTGCTGCGCTGAATTCCAAAAACGGAGATATCCTCTATCAGGGTGACGTGAGTAAATGGAAACGTTTTGCCTATGCACTGAAAGCACGTTACCTGAATCATTTAACAAAAAAGACAGCGCTTTATAATCCGGCAAAAGTGATAGAGGCTTGCGAAAATGCTTTCAATGCAGATGGTATGGATGCGCAGTTTGACTATATCGCAGGTGCATTACAAACTGACGAGAGCCCGTGGTCAAGCTGGGGTGGTTTTACGAGTACTACAGATCCAAGATACTTTACGTGGAGCCAGTTTTTTGTCAATATGTTAACCAGCTTTCCGGTAACCAACAATATTTACCAGGATCCACGCATCAAAAAGATTATGCTTCCCGCAGCATCTGATGGAAAGTACAGAGGATTAAGATCCGGCGGCGCTCTTGCTGGTGGACAGGGTATACTGGCCGATGGATCAAATGGTGATGCGACCAAAACTGCGGTTGCGGATTATGGCCCATTTAGTAAGAGTGGATATTATACGAATACTACCTCTCCATTCCCTTTTATTACTTATTCTGAAGTGAAGTTAATCGAAGCTGAAGCCAAATTACGTTCTGGCAATATAGCTGGTGCTCTAACAGATTATGAGCTTGGTGTAAAGGCTAACATGAGAAAGCTGGAGGTGAGTGCGCCGGATATTAATGCGTATTGGACAGCGCAGCTTGGTGACGGCATTGCTTTACATTTCTCCAACCTGACACAGGGATTAAGTCACATTTTCCGTCAGAAATATATTACGCAATGTTTAAATAATGAAACCTGGGTAGATATGCGGCGAATGGATTATAGCAAAGATATTTATGGCCCAGGGCTGAAAAAACCACTGAATATCAATACAACCATTTTCTCCTCAAACGATGCTGACCCATGGATCCAGGGGATGGTTTATGAGACAAATGAAGCAACAAGAAATCCGAAAAATGTGGGTGATAACTCTGAAAAGACACGGTTATTAACACCTCTTTGGTGGAACCAGCCATAA
- a CDS encoding outer membrane beta-barrel protein has translation MRNLTTGILACIISLFTLSAANSQTNNGTGKLSGKVQDEKHINQSYVSVSLLAAKDSTLIKGSITDDNGSYLFERLPEGQYLVAFNMMGYNKVFKGPYTINATHKNYNIDNVELIPSSKQLNSVNIVARKPLVERQIDKTVLNVENSVLAAGNTALEILEKAPGVSVDKDGNVSLRGKTGVTVMLDGKPTYLSSEQLANLLRSTEGNAIQSIELITNPSAKYDAAGNSGIINIKLKKNRNYGTNGSLTAGAGYGKYYKANGGLSLNHREKKFNAFGEFNFGKNKRFHNLDIDRVNNTATDQTFFRQTSAQIGQRQNYNYKAGIDYFINDKNTIGVAVNGYRATGDNNDTKVVTLIGSQPFKTDSSVVASNPNQYKYTGITYNVNYKGTIDTAGQEISADADYSRYNGLQNSNYNNTYLNADGQPSKAPYIFRNRTPSLVKIWAGKVDYTLPINKKMKLETGLKSSKVSTDNVSSFENFLNNNWQNDLTRSDHFIYDENINAGYVNLNREFKGLTVQLGLRAEQTNSKGNSVSKQQISDRHYFDLFPSVFVNRVLSKNHEVGFSYSRRIDRPDYEDLNPFVYFVDLYTYSMGNPFLNPQYTNSFEVSYSYKKTINATLGYSHTNNAISRVLVSDTAKKTLFISSQNLAQKKSYSLNINSPLTLFKWWTTNNNLTVFYNEFSTPNLLGIPYKGGKTAFNFNSNQTITLNSTTNFELSGFYRSAQVDGTLSVKPIYGIDLGVSKSFMEKKLSLKLAANDVFNLQKFRITSEIPSQIYSVNEKSETRVFRLTCSYRFGSTAIKGARRRSKGSSEEESRVRSGG, from the coding sequence ATGAGAAATCTAACCACTGGTATTTTGGCCTGTATAATCAGCCTCTTTACACTTTCAGCAGCAAACTCCCAAACTAATAACGGTACCGGTAAACTTAGCGGTAAAGTTCAGGATGAAAAACATATCAACCAATCTTACGTTTCAGTAAGTTTATTAGCGGCCAAAGACTCAACGCTTATTAAAGGATCTATCACAGATGATAACGGAAGTTATCTTTTCGAGCGTTTACCAGAAGGACAATACCTGGTTGCTTTTAATATGATGGGTTATAACAAGGTTTTTAAAGGTCCGTATACTATCAATGCCACACATAAAAATTATAACATTGATAACGTAGAACTAATCCCATCATCTAAACAACTGAATAGCGTAAACATTGTTGCCCGTAAACCCCTTGTAGAAAGGCAGATTGATAAAACAGTACTGAATGTAGAGAACAGTGTTTTGGCAGCAGGCAACACAGCACTGGAAATTCTGGAAAAAGCACCCGGTGTGAGCGTTGATAAAGACGGCAATGTTAGTCTCAGAGGAAAAACTGGTGTAACAGTTATGCTGGATGGCAAACCAACTTACCTTTCCAGCGAACAGCTGGCCAACCTTTTACGCTCTACAGAAGGGAACGCCATACAATCTATAGAACTGATCACTAACCCTTCGGCTAAATATGATGCTGCGGGAAACTCAGGAATTATTAATATTAAACTAAAGAAAAACCGGAACTATGGTACCAACGGCTCTTTAACAGCAGGCGCAGGTTACGGAAAATATTATAAAGCAAACGGCGGGTTATCACTCAATCACAGAGAGAAAAAATTTAATGCATTCGGTGAATTTAATTTTGGGAAGAATAAAAGATTCCATAACCTGGATATTGATCGTGTTAATAATACCGCAACAGATCAAACCTTTTTCAGACAGACAAGTGCGCAGATAGGGCAGAGACAGAATTATAATTATAAGGCTGGTATAGATTATTTTATCAATGATAAAAATACAATTGGCGTAGCAGTGAACGGCTACAGAGCTACCGGTGATAATAATGATACTAAAGTGGTAACCTTGATTGGAAGTCAGCCATTTAAAACAGATTCATCAGTTGTAGCCTCTAACCCAAATCAATATAAATATACAGGTATCACTTACAATGTGAACTACAAAGGTACTATTGATACTGCTGGTCAGGAAATTTCGGCTGATGCAGATTATTCAAGATATAACGGATTACAGAACTCCAATTACAATAACACCTATTTAAATGCTGACGGCCAGCCTTCCAAAGCACCATATATCTTTAGAAACAGGACACCCTCATTGGTGAAAATATGGGCCGGAAAGGTGGATTATACTTTACCTATTAATAAAAAAATGAAACTGGAGACAGGATTGAAAAGCAGTAAAGTGAGCACAGACAATGTCTCTTCTTTTGAAAATTTCCTGAATAATAACTGGCAAAATGATCTTACCCGCAGCGATCACTTCATTTATGATGAAAATATAAATGCAGGTTATGTAAACCTAAACCGTGAATTCAAAGGATTAACTGTGCAATTGGGATTGAGAGCGGAACAAACTAACTCTAAAGGCAACTCCGTGTCCAAACAACAAATTTCTGACCGCCATTACTTTGATTTGTTCCCAAGTGTTTTTGTAAACCGGGTACTTTCTAAAAATCATGAAGTTGGTTTTTCTTACAGCAGAAGAATTGACCGTCCTGATTATGAAGATTTAAACCCTTTTGTGTATTTCGTGGATTTATATACTTATAGCATGGGAAATCCCTTTCTGAATCCTCAGTACACCAATTCTTTTGAAGTTTCCTACTCTTATAAAAAAACGATAAATGCTACCCTTGGCTACAGCCATACCAACAATGCTATTTCCAGGGTTCTGGTTTCCGATACAGCAAAGAAAACGTTGTTTATTTCTTCTCAGAATCTTGCACAAAAGAAATCATACAGCCTGAACATCAATTCCCCTTTAACCCTGTTTAAATGGTGGACGACAAATAATAACCTGACTGTTTTTTATAACGAATTCAGTACGCCAAATCTTTTGGGCATACCCTATAAAGGAGGTAAAACAGCTTTTAACTTTAATAGTAACCAGACCATCACTTTGAACAGTACCACAAATTTTGAGCTGTCAGGTTTTTACCGTTCGGCTCAGGTAGATGGAACATTGTCCGTAAAACCTATTTACGGTATTGATTTAGGTGTCAGCAAATCTTTCATGGAGAAAAAATTGAGCCTTAAACTAGCTGCAAATGATGTCTTTAACCTACAGAAATTCAGAATTACCAGTGAAATTCCATCTCAGATTTATTCAGTGAATGAGAAAAGTGAAACCAGGGTTTTCCGTTTAACTTGCAGCTATAGATTTGGCAGTACAGCCATTAAAGGGGCACGTAGGCGTTCTAAAGGATCATCTGAAGAAGAAAGCCGGGTGAGATCAGGAGGATAA